The candidate division KSB1 bacterium genome segment CAGACTCTGCATCCCTCCCCTTTGCACATGATGCAGGAGAAGTCGTACTCAGCGCTCGGCTCCGTGAACGGGAAGAAACTGGGCCGGAAGCGAATACGCACTTCCTTGCCGAAAAGCTTCTGGGCAAACGTGAGGATCACGCCCTTCAGGTGAGCGAAGGTCACTCCCTTGTCGACGCAGAGTCCCTCGATCTGATGGAACATGGGCGAGTGGGTTGCGTCGGGCGTGTCCTTGCGAAAGCAGCGCCCGGGGGCGATCATTCGCACGGGAGGACGCTGCTTTTCCATCGCCCGGATCTGGACTGGCGAGGTGTGTGTCCGAAGGAGATAGGGCGATTCGAGGTAGAATGTGTCCTGCAGGTCCCGCGAGGGGTGATCGGGCGGAATATTCAGGGCCTCAAAGTTGTAGTAGTCGGTTTCGATCTCCGGCCCTGTCTCCACCGAAAAGCCCAGGGACGTGAAGATGTCCACGATCTCGTCCAGGACTTGGAGGAGAGGGTGCTTTCTCCCCCTCTGAAAAAGGGTTCCGGGCAGGGACGGATCGAAAATCGTCTCGCGCCGCGCCTGGAATTCGATCTCCCGGCGCTTCTTCTCCAGCTCCCCGCTGACGAGCGCGCGCAACTCATTAATGGCCTTGCCCACTGCCGGACGGTCACCGGGCTCCAACCCAGCCAACTGTGAGAAGAACCTCGAGACCAGCCCCTTGCGGCCCAGATAGCGAATACGCAGCGCCTCGAGGTCATTTCGGGAAGCGACCCTCCCAATCTCCGCCTGGAACTGCTCGCGGGCCGATTCTACCTCTGCAAGGAGTTTGCTCTCTGGTTTCGTCATCGCCAAGCGTCAGGCAGTCGTCGGACTCGAAGCGACCGATTCGACCAGCTTCCGGAACCCTTCAGCGTCGTTCACGGCCATCTCGGCCAGCTGTTTGCGATTGAGCTGGACGTTGCGGTCCTTCAGGAGATGAATTAACGTAGCGTACGTGAGTCCGTACTGCCTCGCAGCCGCATTGATGCGCACAATCCACAATCTTCGGAAGTCGCGCTTTCGCTGGCGACGATCGCGGTAACTGTAGCGAAGAGCTCTCTCGACCGCCTCCTTCGCGGTTTTGTAAAGCCGACTTTTCCCGCCCCAATAACCCTTAGCTTGCCGAACGATCTTGCGTCGCCGGCGATGGCCAGGCACTTTTCCGGTTGCTCTCGGCATAGCGGATTCCCTTCGTTATTCCTACCAAGGCATGCCCTGCCAACAAACCGATCAAGCGAGGATGAGCTTCCTGACCTTCCTCTCTTCCGTCGGGTGGACCAAGGTGGCACGACGGAGGCTACGTTTCCGCTTGCTCGTTTTCTTTGAAAGAAGGTGGCTCTTTCCCGCCTTGTAACGACGGATCCTGCCGCCCCCCGTCAGTTTGAATCGCTTCTTCGCGGAACGGTTCGACTTCATCTTGGGCATTCGCAGCTCCTCAGTTTTCTCCTTATTTCGGAACCAGAAAAGCTACCAGGTCCTGCCCTTCCATGGCCGGACCCTTTTCCACCTTAGCGATGTCGGAAAGAAGCTCGACCACCTTCCCCATTACCTGGTGGCCGAAATCCATCCGCGTGACTTCGCGGCCCCGGAAGCGGACGGTTACCTTCACGCGGTTGCCTGCTTCCAGAAACTCGCGCGCTTGCCGGCACTTGGTCTGGATGTCGTGAAGCTCAGTGCGCGGGCTCAGGCGGATTTCCTTGACGACGATCGTATGTTGCTTCTTTCGGCTCGACCTCTCTTTTTTACTGAGCTCGTACCGGTACTTCCCGTAGTCCATGATGCGACATACGGGGGGAGTTGCGTTCGGCGCAACTTCCACCAGGTCGAGCCCCAGATCTTCGGCAATACGCAGCGCTTTAAGCCTTTCGACTATCCCGAGTTGCTTCCCCTCCGGATCGATCAGACGAACCACGGGAGCACGGATCTGTTCGTTCACGCGAAGCTCTTTCTCCTTGTCGATGGCCTCCACCCTCCATCCGTTTGGTTCCCAAACCGGCTGCTCCCCAACCTGACGCGGCTACGCTGCCCTTCGCTCGTCGATCTCTCGCTGCACGCGCTCGAGAAAAGCTTCGAACTTCATGGAACCGATGTCTCCGCGTCCTCTCTGGCGCACGGAGACAAGTCCTTCCTGGTCTTCCTTCTTGCCGATGATCAGCATATACGGGATTTTCTGCGTCTCCGCGTCCCGTATCTTGTAATTGATCCTTTCCGGCCGATCATCGAGCCAGACGCGCAGCCCCCGTTCCTTACAAACCGACGTAACCTTCCGTGCTCCCTCAAGCTGCGCGTCGGTGATCGGGATTACCACCACCTGGACAGGCGCCAACCAGAGCGGGAATGCCCCGGCGTAATGTTCGATGAGGACGCCCAAGAACCGCTCCAGTGAACCCAGAAGGGCTCGATGGATCATGATGGGCCTGTGCAGCTGCCCATCCTGCCCCATATAGCTTAGATCGAAACGCTCGGGCTCATTGAAATCCACCTGGATCGTCGAGCACTGCCACGGTCGATCAAGAACGTCCCGAATCTTGATGTCGATCTTGGGACCGTAGAACACGCCTTCCCCTGGGTCAATGCTGTACTCCAGGCCTCGTTTCTCGAGGGCATTTCGCAGAGCTGCGGTGGCCAGCTCCCAGTTCTCGATCGTACCTACATACCGTTGCGGACGCGTGGAGAGGAAAATCTGGTAATTGGCGAACCCGAACGTCGATAGCATTTCGAGTGTGAAGTTCAGCACACCCAGAACTTCGTCCTCAAGTTGGTCCGGCCGGCAGAAGATGTGCGCATCGTCCTGTGTGAATCCTCGCACCCGCAGCAATCCGTGCAGCACCCCGGACCGTTCGTAACGATAGACGGTGCCAAGCTCCGCCCATCGGATAGGAAGATCCCGATAGCTTCTCGTCCGGCTCTTGTAGATCCTGAGGTGGAACGGACAGTTCATTGGCTTGATCTGATACGGGACCTCCTCGATTTCGGAGGGGGGAAACATGTTCTCCCGGAAAAAGTCCAGATGACCGCTGCGCTCCCACAGTTGAAGCCGAGCAACATGAGGGGTATAAACCAGTTCGTAACCGGCCTTCAGGTGGCGCTCTTTCCAATACGACTCGATGATATGCCGGACAATGGCCCCCTTCGGATGCCACAGTACCAGGCCAGGTCCTACTTCCTCGTCGATGCTGTACAGGTCCAGTTCTCGCCCCAGACGCCGGTGGTCGCGGCGTTTGGCCTCCTCGAGTCGGAGGAGAAACTGGTCCAGTTGCGACTTCTCGGGGAACGAGATGCCGTAGATCCTCTGCAGCATGGGCCGCTTCTCGTCCCCCCGCCAGTAGGCGCCGGAGGTGGACAGCAGCTTGAAGAATCGAATGCGGCCCGTCGAGGGCAGATGAGGACCCGCGCACAGGTCAATGAAGCCATCTTCCTGATAAATGCTGGGCTCCTCCTCCAGCGCCTCCAGAAGCTCTAATTTGTAAGGTTCTCCCCGCTCCCGGAAGATTCGGATGGCTTCTTCCCGCGTTACCACCTGGCGGATAAAGGGGTGATCGGCGGCGATGATTTCGGCCATCCTTTTCTCGATGGCTTCCAGATCGGCCGGTGTGAAAGGCCTTGGGACATCCACGTCGTAATAGAAGCCCTGCTCGATCGGCGGGCCGATCCCGAACTTCGCTTCAGGGAAAAGATCCTTGATCGCGTGAGCCATCACGTGGGCCGTGCTGTGCCAATAGACGTGGAGGCCATCGGGTTCGTCCACGTAGACGAACTCCAGCCGGCCATCGCCGTGAAGCTCCCGCGTCAGGTCAACCAGGGATCCGTTGAAGCGTGCCGCCACCACGCGGTCCTGGTGTTCCAGCCCTACGTCGGCCAGGACGTCAATGGGGCGCACCCCTTCATCGTACTCCCGGAGCTGTTCGGGACTGCTATTGAATTGGAGCCGTATGGTCAAGTCTTCTACTCGCTTTGGGAAATGTCCTCCCCTAATACCGCAAAACGACCTTGGACATCCCGCCGCCAAGGTCGTTTCGCTCGTCGGTGGGCGGTACTGGACTCGAACCAGTGACCTCTTGCATGTCAAGCAAGCACTCTAACCACCTGAGCTAACCGCCCACTTTCAAAACCTGTCGAATGTAATACCAACCTCCCCAAAAATCAAGGGAATTTTGCCCTCCCGCGGGTCTAGCAGTTCTCGGAGAAGTGGAACCACCCAGCAGCTGTCCTCGCCACGTCCTCTCATGCACTCCCTGTATCACTCTGGAGCAGCCTGTGGCCGACCCGTGGTCCTAGTCTGCCTATCCCCGCACAACCTCTGACCCCCAAGCGGGCACGTCCCTTGCAGCACCGCGTACCGAACATCGACGCGGAGGATACGGGCAATGCACTCGGTGGAGTTCACGGAGCTCATCATCACGTGCGAGGCATGCGGGAACGTCTACAGGTACCCCATCCACTCGCAAGAGGAAAGTCGGGCGATCTTTGAGCACTTCCGGTGCGACAACAACTGCGGACGCAACTTGTACAGCTTCATTACACTGGGCAAACTCCGCTTTCCCTCATCCTCGTCAGGTTCGGAAGATGGGAAGGTGGGTCATCCCCCAGAACACGACAGCCCGTGAAGGTCACGGGCTGTCATGGTGGAGCTGAGCGGATTCGAACCGCCGACCTCTTGCATGCCATGCAAGCGCTCTCCCAGCTGAGCTACAGCCCCAGGACACCCAATATTACGATCCCCGACGTTCAAATGCAATCTCTTTTTGATGCTAGAGGCGCCTCATTAGGCTAAGCAGCTTCAGCTTCCAGACCATCCAGATCGCCTCCCGGACGATCCGCTTAGACATCTTTGAACTACCCGCCTCTCTATCCACGAAGATGATGGGCACCTCGCACAGACGGAAGCCCTTCTTCCAGGCACGGTATTTCATCTCGATCTGGAATGCGTACCCGTCCGATTGGATTCGGTCGAGGTCCAAAGCGGCCAGGACTTCACGCCTGTATGCCTTAAACCCACTGGTACAGTCTTTCACGGGGAGGCCAGTGACCATCCTCACGTACCAGTTACCGCCGAGGCTCAGCAACAACCGCCGGAGAGGCCAATTAACGACGTTCACGCCAGTAATATACCGCGAGCCTATGGCCACATCGCTCCCCTCTAAAGCCGAGAGCAAGCGGGGAAGGTCATCGGGATTATGGGAAAGGTCGGCGTCCATTTCGACCACGATTTCATAGTCGCGTGCCAGGGCAAACTTGAACCCTGCGACGTAGGCCGACCCCAGCCCCCTTTTCCCCTCTCGCATAATCAGAAACAGGTTATCCCGGTAAACCTCTTGTAGCTGACGGACAAGCTGAGCCGTTCCATCCGGCGATCCGTCGTCGACAACCAGGACATCCAAACCGGAAATCGGCTGGGCGAAGACCCGAGGCAGAAGGCGACTGATGTTCTGGGCCTCATTGTAGGTGGGAATGATCGTGAGAACCTTCCGGCCCGCGTCCTTAGCAGCCGATGCGTGATCCGGCACGTGTTCCATTCGCGTCGGTCCTCCGTCTTGTGCCGAGGGGGTCGTAGCCAAGGTGCTCTCGCATCAGGGTTAAGCCATCGCGGATGCCGCGCATCTCAATCGAGAACCGCTTGCGTGCTTTGTCCCACCGAAGCCCGCTTTGGAGAGGACGCGGAGCAAGTTGCCCCAGCTCGGATGTACAAATCGCGCCGATGGCCTCAGCCGAGAAGCCAAAGACCTCCGCCACCGCTTGCGCAAAGGTACGCCGGTCCACGAAATCAGGACCGCCAAGGTGATAGACACCCCGCGCTTCGGCCGCCACGAGTGTCCAGATGGCAACCGCCAGGTCGTCTGCGAGGGTGGGGTTGCCGACCTGGTCGCTGACGACCTGAAAGGGCGCCCCGCTCCCCAGCTTGTCCAGCACCCAGTGCACGAAATTCGGTCGCACACCGGGGACATGGCCATAGAGTACGTTGGTGCGGACGATAAGGAATTCGACCCCATCGTCTTGCAGGACTCGTTCGCTGGCGAGCTTGGAGCGGCCGTAAACTCCGAGCGGAGCGGGCTCATCCTCTTCCCCGTACGGCCCCGAGCTCCCGTCGAAAACGTAGTCCGTAGAGAGCTGCAGTAGACGCGCTCCGATC includes the following:
- a CDS encoding phenylalanine--tRNA ligase subunit alpha gives rise to the protein MTKPESKLLAEVESAREQFQAEIGRVASRNDLEALRIRYLGRKGLVSRFFSQLAGLEPGDRPAVGKAINELRALVSGELEKKRREIEFQARRETIFDPSLPGTLFQRGRKHPLLQVLDEIVDIFTSLGFSVETGPEIETDYYNFEALNIPPDHPSRDLQDTFYLESPYLLRTHTSPVQIRAMEKQRPPVRMIAPGRCFRKDTPDATHSPMFHQIEGLCVDKGVTFAHLKGVILTFAQKLFGKEVRIRFRPSFFPFTEPSAEYDFSCIMCKGEGCRVCKYTGWLEISGAGMVDPAVFGFVDYDPEEYTGYAFGMGVERIAMLKFQIGDIRLFYENDLRFLSQF
- the rplT gene encoding 50S ribosomal protein L20; translation: MPRATGKVPGHRRRRKIVRQAKGYWGGKSRLYKTAKEAVERALRYSYRDRRQRKRDFRRLWIVRINAAARQYGLTYATLIHLLKDRNVQLNRKQLAEMAVNDAEGFRKLVESVASSPTTA
- the rpmI gene encoding 50S ribosomal protein L35; its protein translation is MPKMKSNRSAKKRFKLTGGGRIRRYKAGKSHLLSKKTSKRKRSLRRATLVHPTEERKVRKLILA
- the infC gene encoding translation initiation factor IF-3 — encoded protein: MEAIDKEKELRVNEQIRAPVVRLIDPEGKQLGIVERLKALRIAEDLGLDLVEVAPNATPPVCRIMDYGKYRYELSKKERSSRKKQHTIVVKEIRLSPRTELHDIQTKCRQAREFLEAGNRVKVTVRFRGREVTRMDFGHQVMGKVVELLSDIAKVEKGPAMEGQDLVAFLVPK
- the thrS gene encoding threonine--tRNA ligase → MTIRLQFNSSPEQLREYDEGVRPIDVLADVGLEHQDRVVAARFNGSLVDLTRELHGDGRLEFVYVDEPDGLHVYWHSTAHVMAHAIKDLFPEAKFGIGPPIEQGFYYDVDVPRPFTPADLEAIEKRMAEIIAADHPFIRQVVTREEAIRIFRERGEPYKLELLEALEEEPSIYQEDGFIDLCAGPHLPSTGRIRFFKLLSTSGAYWRGDEKRPMLQRIYGISFPEKSQLDQFLLRLEEAKRRDHRRLGRELDLYSIDEEVGPGLVLWHPKGAIVRHIIESYWKERHLKAGYELVYTPHVARLQLWERSGHLDFFRENMFPPSEIEEVPYQIKPMNCPFHLRIYKSRTRSYRDLPIRWAELGTVYRYERSGVLHGLLRVRGFTQDDAHIFCRPDQLEDEVLGVLNFTLEMLSTFGFANYQIFLSTRPQRYVGTIENWELATAALRNALEKRGLEYSIDPGEGVFYGPKIDIKIRDVLDRPWQCSTIQVDFNEPERFDLSYMGQDGQLHRPIMIHRALLGSLERFLGVLIEHYAGAFPLWLAPVQVVVIPITDAQLEGARKVTSVCKERGLRVWLDDRPERINYKIRDAETQKIPYMLIIGKKEDQEGLVSVRQRGRGDIGSMKFEAFLERVQREIDERRAA
- a CDS encoding polyprenol monophosphomannose synthase; the protein is MEHVPDHASAAKDAGRKVLTIIPTYNEAQNISRLLPRVFAQPISGLDVLVVDDGSPDGTAQLVRQLQEVYRDNLFLIMREGKRGLGSAYVAGFKFALARDYEIVVEMDADLSHNPDDLPRLLSALEGSDVAIGSRYITGVNVVNWPLRRLLLSLGGNWYVRMVTGLPVKDCTSGFKAYRREVLAALDLDRIQSDGYAFQIEMKYRAWKKGFRLCEVPIIFVDREAGSSKMSKRIVREAIWMVWKLKLLSLMRRL
- the rfbD gene encoding dTDP-4-dehydrorhamnose reductase, translating into MVVLITGCQGLLGQKLLQYQPNWAYTIGVDLHGPGTGFYRPDAYQCLDITDREATRRLVESGNVDWIINTAAFTNVDACERDREACWRVNVEAVGFLAAAAKGIGARLLQLSTDYVFDGSSGPYGEEDEPAPLGVYGRSKLASERVLQDDGVEFLIVRTNVLYGHVPGVRPNFVHWVLDKLGSGAPFQVVSDQVGNPTLADDLAVAIWTLVAAEARGVYHLGGPDFVDRRTFAQAVAEVFGFSAEAIGAICTSELGQLAPRPLQSGLRWDKARKRFSIEMRGIRDGLTLMREHLGYDPLGTRRRTDANGTRAGSRIGC